A single region of the Pararge aegeria chromosome 18, ilParAegt1.1, whole genome shotgun sequence genome encodes:
- the LOC120631682 gene encoding protein lin-52 homolog → MAAKQNSIANEDKIGQTTSDDIPLTSLEESLLSLEKLDRASPELWPEQIPGVSEFAPLQNPNQSPPSWNKGLTKEDYAYMQQLGTLTTSSLIMEVKKLHDLAYQLGLEEAKEMTRGKYLNIFSRRNR, encoded by the exons ATGGCCGCGAAACAAAATTCTATTGCAAACGAAGATAAAATAG GTCAAACAACGTCTGATGATATTCCTCTGACATCTTTAGAAGAAAGCCTCCTAAGTTTGGAGAAGCTTGATCGGGCTTCCCCAGAATTATGGCCCGAACAAA TTCCCGGTGTCTCGGAGTTTGCGCCGTTACAGAATCCCAACCAATCGCCACCGTCATGGAATAAAGGGTTAACGAAAGAAGACTACGCTTATATGCAAC AATTAGGCACCCTTACAACAAGCAGTCTAATAATGGAGGTCAAGAAACTTCATGATCTTGCCTATCAGTTGGGTTTAGAAGAGGCTAAAGAAATGACAAGGGgcaaatatttaaacatattttctaGGAGAAACCGATAA